In Zea mays cultivar B73 chromosome 7, Zm-B73-REFERENCE-NAM-5.0, whole genome shotgun sequence, the following proteins share a genomic window:
- the LOC103631908 gene encoding uncharacterized protein: protein MAAEMVGSVVAQETVSQILSGLVQRYAESSDATRNLERLEMAHIRLEAALDASDRWQIADASLLRWRKKLRRVAQECHDVLHRCRQQQGVAQAQAQEPATPSSSLSPLAALPTRIARATKSLIFSAFVGDAGAPSRSTVQRFEWFADGAGEFLRYVEVGGGAAPRCHVPLRRSLTRHLFAGMELLLQHKIVWGGGRDECPSYLLWLVPSVTPDHGIEACLKFIHRDHSAPENNFFLGAMLQISESTDVVGTVVNCLRLFPPCFQPTIEAIKKELTQLPTQDFSWVPYVDLWHRKHWDNLHGFCTQWFRPDPLCCKKQQHQQQGPNGSSRPSWCSSGDDPDMVGIPDVSLDSVILMHLECQVSVPSEYNGAYRYSKQKATTASPPYRRRCSSRTSPTPTTQDSEYSPCRRLKAGLLFTPHGCTKHRLPEEKSSAVVTVYGEEQRCVHTDITLDQLNEIMLPKAADYFYRNPEATACQMLWKSRHGTEYIEFEKPRTEEEEEEPPCARRAICRGGSRKRKLQLQVQQDQVQVLGSWNRKVACFLNSWVAHAPVRLRGLILDWIRRGKESQLPAPPPVHQLEISTM from the coding sequence ATGGCGGCGGAGATGGTCGGCTCCGTGGTTGCCCAGGAGACGGTGAGCCAGATCCTCTCCGGCCTGGTTCAGAGGTACGCGGAATCGAGCGACGCAACCCGAAACCTCGAGAGGCTAGAGATGGCGCACATCAGGCTGGAGGCCGCCCTGGACGCGTCCGACAGGTGGCAGATCGCCGACGCGTCCCTGCTTCGCTGGCGCAAGAAGCTGAGGCGCGTCGCTCAGGAGTGCCACGACGTGCTGCACAGGTGCAGGCAGCAGCAAGGCGTGGCGCAAGCGCAAGCGCAAGAGCCGGCGACGCCGAGCTCCTCCCTCTCCCCCCTGGCCGCCCTGCCCACCCGCATCGCGCGCGCGACCAAGTCGCTCATCTTCTCCGCCTTCGTCGGCGACGCAGGCGCGCCGAGCAGGTCCACGGTGCAACGGTTCGAGTGGTTCGCGGACGGGGCCGGCGAGTTCCTGCGCTACGTGGaggtcggcggcggcgcggcgccgcGCTGCCACGTGCCGCTCAGACGGTCTCTCACCAGGCACCTCTTCGCGGGCATGGAGCTGCTGCTGCAGCACAAGATCGTCTGGGGAGGAGGCCGCGACGAGTGCCCGTCCTACCTGCTGTGGCTGGTCCCTTCCGTCACGCCCGACCACGGGATCGAGGCCTGCCTCAAGTTCATCCACAGGGACCACAGTGCGCCCGAGAACAACTTCTTTCTTGGCGCCATGCTGCAGATATCGGAGAGCACGGACGTCGTCGGGACCGTGGTGAACTGCCTGCGGCTGTTCCCTCCGTGCTTCCAGCCGACGATCGAGGCCATCAAGAAGGAGCTCACCCAGCTCCCCACGCAGGACTTCTCGTGGGTGCCGTACGTCGATCTGTGGCACAGGAAGCACTGGGACAACCTCCATGGCTTCTGCACCCAGTGGTTCCGCCCGGACCCGTTGTGCTGCAAGAAGCAGCAGCACCAGCAGCAAGGTCCGAACGGTAGTAGTAGGCCTTCTTGGTGCAGCAGCGGTGACGACCCAGACATGGTTGGGATCCCGGATGTTTCTCTGGATTCGGTCATTCTAATGCACCTGGAGTGCCAAGTCTCGGTGCCCTCGGAGTACAACGGTGCTTACAGGTACAGCAAGCAGAAGGCCACCACGGCGTCGCCGCCGTATCGACGACGATGCAGCAGCAGAACTAGTCCGACTCCGACCACGCAGGACAGCGAGTACTCCCCATGCCGCCGTCTGAAGGCCGGGCTCCTTTTCACGCCCCATGGCTGTACGAAGCACAGGCTCCCCGAAGAGAAGAGCTCCGCGGTGGTCACGGTCTACGGCGAAGAGCAACGCTGCGTGCACACGGACATTACCCTGGACCAGCTGAACGAGATCATGCTGCCAAAGGCGGCAGACTACTTCTACCGGAACCCCGAGGCGACGGCCTGCCAGATGCTTTGGAAGTCTAGACATGGGACCGAGTACATCGAGTTCgagaagccaaggacggaggaggaggaggaggaaccgCCGTGTGCGAGGAGGGCGATCTGTAGGGGAGGCAGTAGGAAGAGGAAGCTGCAGCTGCAGGTGCAGCAAGATCAGGTGCAGGTGCTCGGGAGCTGGAACCGCAAGGTGGCTTGCTTCCTCAACTCGTGGGTTGCCCACGCGCCTGTCCGCCTGCGAGGTCTGATCCTGGACTGGATTCGGAGAGGCAAGGAAAGTCAGCTACCAGCGCCACCGCCGGTGCACCAGCTGGAAATCTCAACCATGTGA